In a single window of the Methanolobus psychrophilus R15 genome:
- a CDS encoding 30S ribosomal protein S14P, translating to MVETTKTFGHGANECKRCGRKQGLVRKYDIFLCRHCFREIAHDMGFEKYA from the coding sequence ATGGTTGAGACCACTAAGACATTTGGGCATGGCGCAAACGAATGCAAGAGATGCGGCAGAAAGCAGGGCCTTGTCAGGAAATATGATATTTTCCTGTGCAGACACTGCTTCCGCGAGATAGCCCACGACATGGGATTCGAGAAATATGCGTGA
- a CDS encoding 50S ribosomal protein L5P, with the protein MRAPVVEKVVVHMGVGESGQHLVDAEGILTEITGQKVIRTYSKRTLPAFSIKKNEPIGCKVTLRSERAETFLTTALAIVEGRLRSSQFDKNGNVAFGIEEHTDFPGMRYDPNIGIFGMDINVVVKRPGYRISKRRISRGKVPTSHRITKDDTVAFFKERYSVEVM; encoded by the coding sequence ATGAGAGCACCTGTTGTTGAGAAGGTCGTTGTTCACATGGGTGTTGGAGAAAGCGGTCAGCATCTTGTGGATGCAGAAGGAATACTCACAGAGATCACCGGGCAGAAAGTCATCAGGACTTACTCCAAGAGGACTCTTCCTGCTTTCAGTATCAAGAAGAATGAACCTATTGGATGCAAGGTCACCCTCAGGAGTGAAAGAGCTGAAACGTTCCTCACCACTGCGCTTGCGATTGTTGAAGGCAGGCTTCGCTCATCCCAGTTCGACAAGAACGGAAACGTGGCTTTCGGTATAGAGGAGCACACAGATTTCCCTGGTATGAGATATGATCCTAACATCGGTATCTTTGGTATGGACATCAACGTGGTCGTTAAACGCCCAGGCTATAGAATTAGCAAAAGAAGGATTTCCAGAGGCAAGGTCCCAACATCCCACAGGATCACAAAGGATGACACAGTCGCCTTCTTTAAAGAGAGATATTCTGTGGAGGTTATGTAA
- a CDS encoding 30S ribosomal protein S4e — protein MGKHQKRISVPNSWQISKKSNKWITATRPGPHNKQQSIPLAVVLRDMLCVVDNRAEAKRVLSEGKVLVDGVIRKDLRFPVGLLDVISMPVENVAYRVLLDGKGRLELHKIKESTDNKLCRINGKTVLKGGVIQLNLNDGSNIIGSNDYNTKDSIILSLPDKKVVQHIKYQAGNLALIVGGKHTGSIGTIKEINAVRSSRHNTVFISGDYDFETIEDYVVVIGEKEPAIKLGGEVVE, from the coding sequence GTGGGCAAACATCAAAAGAGAATATCTGTTCCAAACAGCTGGCAGATATCAAAGAAATCCAATAAGTGGATCACTGCAACAAGGCCTGGTCCACACAACAAGCAGCAAAGTATCCCTCTCGCTGTAGTCCTGAGAGATATGCTGTGTGTAGTCGATAATCGTGCTGAGGCAAAGCGTGTGCTCTCAGAAGGCAAAGTACTTGTTGACGGGGTCATCCGCAAGGATCTTAGATTCCCGGTCGGGTTACTGGATGTAATATCCATGCCTGTTGAAAACGTGGCATACCGCGTACTGCTTGATGGCAAGGGAAGACTTGAGCTCCATAAGATCAAGGAATCCACTGACAATAAGCTTTGCAGGATCAATGGAAAGACCGTACTTAAGGGCGGAGTGATCCAGTTGAACCTCAATGATGGCTCAAACATCATCGGTTCCAATGATTACAACACTAAGGATTCAATCATCCTTTCACTCCCTGACAAGAAAGTGGTACAGCACATCAAGTACCAGGCAGGCAACCTTGCACTGATAGTAGGTGGTAAACACACTGGTTCTATTGGTACCATCAAGGAGATCAACGCAGTCCGCAGTTCAAGGCATAACACGGTATTCATATCCGGCGACTATGACTTCGAGACAATTGAGGACTATGTGGTTGTCATTGGCGAGAAGGAACCTGCTATCAAGCTAGGTGGTGAAGTAGTTGAGTAA
- a CDS encoding 50S ribosomal protein L24, producing the protein MVSNQPRKQRKARYNAPQHIRQKYMGALLSKELREKYGCRSASVIVGDTVKVMRGDHAGTTGKVEAVSLKHATIVIEGVTVSKADGTEVARPVYPSNVMITSLEMKDELREAVIRK; encoded by the coding sequence ATGGTATCAAATCAGCCAAGAAAACAGAGGAAAGCAAGATACAATGCTCCTCAGCATATTAGACAGAAATACATGGGTGCTCTCCTTTCAAAGGAACTGCGTGAGAAATACGGTTGCAGATCAGCAAGCGTTATCGTTGGTGACACCGTAAAGGTCATGCGTGGAGACCACGCAGGTACTACGGGAAAGGTAGAAGCAGTCTCCCTGAAGCACGCTACAATCGTGATCGAAGGGGTCACTGTGTCCAAGGCGGACGGCACTGAAGTTGCAAGACCTGTCTATCCTTCGAATGTAATGATCACATCCCTGGAAATGAAGGATGAACTCAGGGAAGCAGTAATTAGAAAGTAG
- a CDS encoding LSU ribosomal protein L14P, whose amino-acid sequence MRGIRSTIPRALNKGSRIECVDNSGARVVEIIAVKRYRGVKNRYPKAGIGDMCVVSVKKGTPEMRKQILLAVIVRQKQEFRRPDGLRVSFEDNAIVIVDKDGVPKGTDFKGPVAREAAERYPKIGTTASIVA is encoded by the coding sequence ATGAGAGGTATTAGATCTACTATACCGCGTGCTTTGAACAAAGGGTCACGCATTGAGTGTGTGGACAACAGCGGTGCACGTGTTGTTGAGATAATAGCTGTCAAAAGATATAGGGGTGTCAAGAACAGATATCCTAAGGCAGGTATTGGAGACATGTGTGTCGTGTCCGTGAAAAAGGGCACACCTGAAATGCGTAAGCAGATCCTCCTTGCTGTCATAGTTCGTCAGAAGCAGGAATTCCGCCGTCCTGACGGCCTGAGGGTGTCTTTTGAGGACAACGCTATTGTTATTGTCGATAAGGATGGAGTACCTAAGGGAACAGACTTCAAGGGCCCCGTGGCCAGGGAAGCGGCAGAGAGGTATCCAAAGATCGGAACCACAGCATCCATTGTAGCCTGA
- a CDS encoding 30S ribosomal protein S17P, translating into MARDIGLDVPSPEKECNDVNCPFHGQLPVRGQVLVGTVVSNKMDRTVVIQRKHEMLIKKYQRYEKRQSKIHAHNPDCIDAKVGDIVTIAECRPLSKTKSYVVIKAEAQA; encoded by the coding sequence ATGGCAAGAGATATAGGATTGGATGTCCCATCACCGGAAAAGGAGTGCAATGACGTTAATTGCCCTTTCCATGGACAACTTCCTGTTCGCGGACAGGTCCTTGTAGGGACCGTCGTTAGCAACAAGATGGACAGGACCGTGGTCATCCAGCGCAAGCACGAGATGCTTATCAAGAAATATCAAAGATATGAGAAAAGGCAATCCAAGATCCATGCACACAATCCCGACTGTATTGATGCAAAGGTAGGGGACATTGTGACGATCGCGGAATGCAGGCCGTTGAGTAAGACAAAATCATATGTTGTCATAAAGGCGGAGGCTCAGGCATGA
- a CDS encoding ribonuclease P protein component 1 encodes MEITPSKLIFHELIGLVVEVVDATNPALIDISGKVVDETKNMIIVQTKAGREKMVPKADATFVFRIPARLSGEHAEKYVKINGNLLVSQPENRTKNIRKIRMR; translated from the coding sequence GTGGAAATCACTCCTTCAAAACTAATATTCCATGAATTGATCGGATTAGTTGTTGAAGTAGTGGATGCCACAAACCCTGCGCTGATAGATATCAGCGGCAAAGTGGTTGACGAAACAAAGAACATGATCATTGTTCAAACAAAGGCGGGTCGCGAGAAAATGGTTCCAAAGGCAGACGCGACCTTTGTGTTTCGGATACCTGCCCGGTTATCGGGCGAACATGCTGAAAAGTATGTAAAAATCAATGGGAACCTTCTGGTCTCACAACCTGAGAACAGAACCAAGAACATAAGAAAAATACGCATGAGGTAA
- a CDS encoding LSU ribosomal protein L29P encodes MAILRLNEIRDMSPQERMDELDKMRDELIRERALSSAGGAPDNPGRIGELRRTIARVKTIQREMTEM; translated from the coding sequence ATGGCGATTCTTCGATTAAACGAAATAAGGGACATGTCTCCTCAGGAAAGGATGGACGAACTTGATAAGATGAGAGATGAACTCATTCGTGAGCGTGCTCTCTCATCCGCAGGTGGCGCCCCTGATAACCCCGGCAGGATCGGGGAACTCAGGAGGACCATTGCCAGGGTGAAGACCATCCAGAGAGAAATGACGGAGATGTGA
- a CDS encoding 30S ribosomal protein S3P: MAIEKKFVQEGYVKASMDEYFAKQLNKAGYGGMELNRTPMGTQITIYAEKPGMVIGKAGKVIRKLTRDIDRMYDIDNPQIDAQEVRRPELNAQMMATRLASSIERGWYFRKAGHNTIRAIMNAGALGCEIVISGKLTGARSRVEKIVQGYIKHAGKPVDDIVDEGFAVAVKKLGTLGCKVRIIPPGAVLPDSFHLKDIAEEPKVEAAVVSKDAKAGIKTLVDTQAKGEVADEEETVEEKVSATTETVAPAETTEVSQSSEDMGNAASDEGPVALEEVVNEQRRLTEDVWQHKHEGYDYWHPIARVHKEEK; this comes from the coding sequence ATGGCAATAGAGAAGAAATTTGTCCAGGAAGGCTACGTAAAAGCCTCCATGGATGAATATTTTGCGAAACAGCTCAACAAAGCTGGTTACGGAGGAATGGAGCTCAACCGTACTCCTATGGGTACCCAGATCACCATCTACGCTGAAAAGCCGGGCATGGTCATCGGTAAAGCTGGTAAGGTCATTCGTAAGCTTACCCGTGACATTGACAGAATGTACGACATCGACAATCCTCAGATCGATGCACAGGAAGTCAGAAGGCCGGAGCTCAATGCTCAGATGATGGCAACACGCCTTGCTTCCTCTATTGAGAGGGGCTGGTACTTCAGGAAAGCCGGTCACAACACGATCAGAGCTATCATGAATGCCGGCGCACTGGGCTGTGAGATCGTCATCTCCGGAAAACTTACCGGTGCAAGGTCCAGGGTCGAGAAGATCGTTCAGGGTTACATCAAGCACGCCGGGAAACCTGTCGATGATATTGTCGATGAGGGTTTTGCGGTCGCGGTCAAAAAACTCGGAACCCTTGGATGTAAAGTAAGGATTATCCCGCCGGGCGCAGTATTGCCTGACTCTTTCCATCTCAAGGACATCGCAGAAGAGCCTAAAGTTGAAGCAGCAGTTGTCAGCAAGGATGCAAAAGCTGGCATTAAGACGCTTGTCGATACTCAAGCCAAAGGCGAGGTCGCTGATGAGGAAGAGACCGTTGAGGAAAAAGTATCTGCAACTACCGAAACCGTTGCTCCTGCAGAGACCACTGAAGTTTCTCAGAGCAGTGAGGATATGGGAAATGCAGCCTCCGATGAAGGGCCAGTAGCACTGGAAGAAGTTGTCAATGAACAACGCAGGCTTACAGAAGATGTCTGGCAGCACAAGCATGAGGGCTATGATTACTGGCACCCCATAGCACGTGTTCACAAGGAGGAGAAGTAA
- a CDS encoding LSU ribosomal protein L22P, protein MARIGYTVELEPKTSSRAMGSELHISPKKSRELGHAIKGMRTEVAQKYLEDVMGLKRAVPFKRHHVGTGHRKGPMATGRYPIKAAEAFMKILENAKSNAEYKGLDSSKMYLSHIATKQGRVIHGMMARARGRGSPKNTDTVNIEIILSEVR, encoded by the coding sequence ATGGCAAGAATTGGATATACCGTGGAACTGGAACCGAAAACATCCTCAAGGGCAATGGGTTCGGAGCTTCACATATCACCTAAGAAATCCCGTGAACTCGGGCATGCGATAAAGGGTATGCGCACAGAAGTAGCACAGAAGTATCTCGAAGATGTAATGGGACTCAAAAGGGCAGTTCCTTTCAAGAGACACCATGTAGGTACAGGGCACAGAAAAGGTCCCATGGCAACCGGCAGGTATCCTATAAAGGCTGCAGAAGCTTTCATGAAGATACTGGAAAATGCTAAGAGCAATGCCGAATACAAGGGACTGGACTCAAGCAAGATGTATCTCTCACACATCGCCACAAAACAGGGTCGTGTGATACACGGCATGATGGCCAGGGCCCGTGGACGTGGAAGCCCCAAGAATACGGACACTGTAAATATCGAGATTATCCTGAGTGAGGTGCGGTAA
- a CDS encoding SSU ribosomal protein S19P codes for MAKKTSSKLPKRKGEYTYRGKTVEELRSLSIEEFSELLPARERRTILRGLSEGKKDVMQQLRDGKDSLRTHHRDIIIFPDMVGKNIEVYNGKTFMAFEVQPEMIGHRFGEFAPTRPKVSHGSAGVGATRSSKFVPLK; via the coding sequence ATGGCAAAGAAAACATCATCAAAATTACCAAAACGAAAGGGTGAATATACCTACCGTGGCAAGACGGTTGAAGAACTTCGCTCCCTGAGTATTGAGGAATTCTCTGAACTGCTGCCGGCACGCGAGCGCCGCACAATCCTCAGAGGACTTTCCGAAGGCAAAAAGGACGTTATGCAACAGCTCAGGGACGGTAAGGACAGCTTGCGTACCCACCACAGGGACATTATAATATTCCCTGATATGGTCGGCAAGAACATCGAAGTATACAACGGTAAGACATTCATGGCATTTGAAGTGCAGCCTGAAATGATCGGACACAGGTTCGGAGAATTTGCACCGACACGTCCAAAAGTTTCCCACGGAAGTGCAGGTGTCGGAGCTACCCGTTCAAGTAAATTCGTTCCGTTGAAATAA
- a CDS encoding LSU ribosomal protein L2P encodes MGKRIISQNRGRGTPTYRAPSHRYKASMKHPRVDENDTVYGEVLEVTHDPARSAPVVKVSFDNGEERLILAPEGIAVGDKIACGISAEVKPGNILPLAEIPEGIPVCNIEGRPNDGGQFARASGTYATVVSHERGKTVVQMPSGELKWMNPRCRATIGIIAGGGRVDRPFLKAGKKYHKMRTRAAKYPRVRGVAMNVIDHPFGGGNRQHPGRPTTVSRNAPPGRKVGQIAARRTGRR; translated from the coding sequence ATGGGTAAGCGAATAATTTCACAGAATAGAGGTCGTGGAACTCCTACATACAGGGCACCATCTCACAGGTATAAAGCTTCAATGAAGCACCCCCGTGTGGATGAAAATGACACGGTATATGGTGAGGTTCTTGAGGTTACACACGATCCGGCCCGCTCTGCACCCGTTGTAAAAGTTTCCTTTGATAACGGTGAAGAGCGCCTGATCCTTGCACCAGAGGGTATAGCAGTTGGCGACAAGATAGCATGTGGCATATCTGCTGAGGTAAAACCAGGAAACATCCTGCCACTGGCAGAGATCCCTGAGGGAATACCTGTATGTAATATCGAAGGAAGGCCAAATGACGGCGGACAGTTCGCAAGAGCTTCCGGAACTTATGCCACTGTCGTTTCACATGAACGTGGCAAGACTGTCGTACAGATGCCATCCGGTGAGCTGAAATGGATGAACCCACGGTGCCGTGCAACTATCGGTATCATTGCAGGTGGCGGCAGGGTAGACAGGCCGTTCCTGAAGGCTGGTAAGAAATACCACAAGATGAGAACCAGGGCTGCAAAGTATCCGCGTGTAAGAGGAGTTGCCATGAACGTTATCGATCACCCCTTCGGAGGAGGTAACAGGCAGCATCCGGGAAGACCGACCACGGTCAGCAGGAATGCACCTCCAGGACGTAAGGTAGGGCAGATCGCAGCACGCAGGACAGGAAGGCGTTAA
- the rplW gene encoding 50S ribosomal protein L23P, protein MTSIKYPFITEKAMMLLEDNKLQFIVDSRANKNQVKSEIMKMYGFPVASVCTMSTMNGLKKAIVTFEGKDAAHEIANRIGLM, encoded by the coding sequence ATGACATCGATCAAGTATCCTTTCATTACAGAAAAGGCAATGATGCTCCTGGAAGACAACAAGCTTCAGTTTATCGTTGATTCTCGTGCAAACAAGAATCAGGTCAAATCCGAGATAATGAAGATGTATGGCTTCCCTGTGGCTTCAGTATGTACTATGAGCACAATGAACGGCCTGAAGAAGGCTATAGTTACTTTCGAAGGCAAAGATGCTGCCCACGAAATAGCTAACAGAATAGGTTTAATGTGA
- a CDS encoding LSU ribosomal protein L4P produces MVTANIIDLSGNIKGNVELPAIFGETYRPDLIKRAVVAAQANRLQPYGPKMYAGMETSAVSWGSGRGAAQIPRIVNGSRAARVPQARGGRRAHPPKVETDRSEKVNRKERLMAIRSAIASTGNADLVKGRGHKFDAQLPLVAENALENIEKTKDIVTFLQAAGIYTDVMRAKDGRNIRAGRGKLRGRRYKNRKSILIVASGDAAVFRSARNLAGVDVVSVTSLNAEILAPGTHAGRLTVWTESAIADLEGLFQ; encoded by the coding sequence ATGGTTACAGCAAATATTATTGATTTATCTGGTAATATAAAAGGCAATGTGGAACTGCCGGCTATATTCGGTGAAACCTACAGGCCCGACCTTATCAAGAGAGCGGTCGTCGCTGCACAGGCAAACAGGCTGCAGCCCTATGGTCCAAAAATGTACGCAGGTATGGAAACATCTGCAGTTTCATGGGGTTCAGGCAGGGGTGCTGCACAGATCCCTAGGATCGTTAACGGTAGCCGCGCAGCAAGAGTTCCTCAAGCCAGGGGCGGCAGAAGAGCACATCCTCCTAAGGTAGAGACTGACAGGAGTGAAAAAGTAAACAGGAAAGAAAGGCTTATGGCTATTCGTTCAGCCATTGCATCAACCGGTAATGCGGACCTTGTAAAGGGACGTGGCCACAAGTTCGATGCACAGCTTCCACTTGTAGCTGAAAATGCTCTCGAGAACATCGAAAAGACAAAAGATATTGTCACTTTCCTGCAGGCTGCAGGCATATACACTGATGTTATGCGTGCAAAGGACGGCCGGAATATCAGGGCAGGCAGAGGAAAGCTCCGTGGCAGAAGGTACAAGAACAGGAAGAGTATCCTAATTGTAGCTTCAGGCGATGCAGCAGTATTCAGGTCTGCAAGGAACCTTGCAGGTGTTGATGTGGTATCTGTTACCTCCCTGAACGCTGAGATCCTTGCACCTGGAACCCATGCAGGCAGACTGACAGTATGGACTGAGTCTGCAATAGCTGATCTGGAGGGACTGTTCCAATGA
- a CDS encoding 50S ribosomal protein L3P: protein MAKGHRPRRGSLAYSPRKRAKSHIPRFNSWPESAGEPKLQDFAGYKVGMTHVILVDDVKNSLTEGMEISVPVTVVETPAVRVAAIRAYASDSYGGKAIAEAWSSDLDPSLGKTIHLPKTATTDASLEKISSLIENGTVSDIKVVTYTLPKNLTGVPKKNSDIMETAVSGSDLKARFEYAKSILGSEIKISDVFNNGTFIDVAAITIGKGTQGPVKRWGISMMKGKHSRQGSLRQIGTLGPFHPARVNWRVPQMGQMGYHQRTDFNKRILRVSTNGDEINPEGGFINYGLVRGDYILIKGSIPGPSKRLVRLRDPMRAKVSAMGEPQLLHVSTQSQQG, encoded by the coding sequence ATGGCAAAAGGACACAGACCAAGACGAGGTTCACTCGCTTACAGTCCTCGCAAAAGAGCAAAAAGCCACATACCGAGGTTTAATTCGTGGCCGGAGTCTGCAGGGGAGCCAAAGCTTCAGGACTTTGCAGGCTACAAAGTAGGTATGACTCATGTGATATTGGTGGACGATGTGAAGAACAGCCTCACTGAAGGTATGGAGATCTCCGTACCTGTAACAGTTGTGGAAACACCCGCTGTTCGTGTTGCTGCGATACGTGCTTACGCCAGTGACAGCTACGGTGGCAAAGCTATTGCAGAGGCATGGAGCTCCGACCTTGATCCAAGTCTCGGTAAGACCATACACTTACCAAAGACCGCAACTACTGATGCATCGCTTGAGAAGATCAGCAGCCTGATCGAAAACGGAACTGTTTCTGATATTAAAGTAGTGACCTACACTCTGCCAAAGAATCTGACCGGTGTTCCAAAGAAGAACTCCGATATCATGGAAACTGCAGTAAGCGGCTCCGACCTTAAGGCACGGTTCGAATACGCAAAGTCAATACTTGGCAGCGAGATAAAGATCAGCGATGTCTTTAACAACGGCACGTTCATAGACGTGGCAGCTATCACCATCGGTAAAGGGACACAGGGTCCTGTGAAGAGATGGGGTATCAGTATGATGAAAGGCAAGCACTCCCGTCAGGGAAGCCTTAGACAGATCGGTACCCTTGGTCCCTTCCATCCGGCCCGTGTAAACTGGAGAGTACCGCAGATGGGTCAGATGGGTTATCATCAGAGGACCGACTTTAACAAACGTATCCTTAGAGTCTCCACAAACGGTGATGAGATCAACCCAGAAGGCGGTTTCATAAACTATGGTCTTGTAAGGGGAGATTATATCCTCATTAAGGGAAGCATTCCCGGACCTTCCAAGAGACTTGTAAGGCTCAGAGATCCTATGAGGGCAAAAGTGTCCGCGATGGGTGAACCACAGCTTCTCCACGTAAGCACACAGTCCCAGCAGGGGTGA
- a CDS encoding indolepyruvate oxidoreductase subunit B, translated as MSAPGISQFDVIIAGVGGQGAILASDIIGKAAVKENLSVRAAETHGMAQRGGSVVNHIRIGCTLGSMISLGGADVLLALEPSEALRYLDYLAEDGVVIVNTEPILPVTVTSGLCSYPDVGEIMASLQGKRKVVGFNATQLAVEAGNAQAMNVIMVGAISNYLPLSPDIMLDCVRELVPPKTVDINVKAFELGRAQTHV; from the coding sequence ATGAGTGCTCCTGGAATATCCCAATTTGACGTTATCATTGCCGGCGTGGGCGGACAGGGTGCAATCCTTGCATCTGATATTATAGGCAAGGCTGCCGTAAAGGAGAATCTGTCTGTACGTGCAGCAGAAACTCACGGTATGGCCCAGAGGGGCGGTTCAGTTGTAAACCATATAAGGATAGGTTGCACACTCGGATCTATGATATCTCTGGGAGGTGCAGATGTGCTGCTTGCCCTTGAACCCAGTGAGGCGCTTCGTTACCTGGACTATCTGGCCGAGGACGGAGTTGTAATAGTAAACACCGAGCCCATACTTCCTGTCACAGTGACATCCGGACTCTGCTCATATCCTGATGTTGGGGAAATAATGGCATCATTGCAGGGAAAACGGAAAGTCGTGGGTTTCAATGCCACACAGCTAGCTGTCGAGGCAGGTAATGCACAGGCCATGAATGTCATTATGGTGGGAGCGATCTCGAATTATCTGCCTTTATCACCTGATATCATGCTAGATTGTGTAAGGGAACTTGTCCCTCCAAAAACAGTGGACATCAATGTGAAGGCATTTGAACTGGGAAGAGCTCAGACCCATGTCTGA